TTATATGCTATGTTATATGCTTATATCCTATAAGATGTATAACCAAATATGGAAGACCTTGGCAAAAGCAAGACTTCTGTGTGAGAATGTACTGGGTATAAGCAGAAGTACTTGCATGCTTAGTGTACCAATTCTGCTTCCAAAGGATTCACCGTGTTCACAATGCACCTTAGGGATTGAGCTGGTGTGGTGTAACTCTACTGCAGTGCAGTGTGCTAATGTATCTGCTGTGATGCGACTGATTTTTCTTTTGTACGTCCCAACGGGAAAGTCCATGGACATCGTGCAAGGCAGCAGGACTCACCGAAGTCAGAGGACTGAAGCTTCATCGAGAACAGCTTCACGGGCTGATTGAAGGCCATTGTAATGAGGAGCTGAGGGTGAGAATTTACATTTAGAGGGACGCGTATATGAAACTCATTTCAAACGCATCTCACAATCCCATCTAAGCTAATATGCAGAATAATTGCTATGTTGTGGGGGTCTGCGAACTCACCTGTTCATCACAGTCTGACTCCAAGTAAGTGGTGTCCTTGATTAAGCAGTTGTCAAAGCCACAGTCATCGCTCTCATTGAGGCATTCACATCCAGCTTTGCTCACGAACGGCATGAGGTCCATCTAGACAGGCACGGAACGGCGAGATGTGGAAATAAAGTGACAGGTGAGAGCAACATCTCGTCACATATTATCTAAGCCCTACAAGTGTACAGGGTCAAATCGACCAAAAGGCCAGGGTAAGCGTAGCCAACTCACATATCCCTTTGGAATGTCGGAGTCCTCGTTGCTTCCAGGGTCATTTTCTACATGCTGTTTTATTTTGTCCTCTAACCCGGAGGCATCTGCGCCTTGATACTGATCGATACGCACTCTGTTCCGGAAGAACAAAAATGTTGGCGTTGCCGAAATGTTGTTGGCGGCAGCCGTTGCCTGTAAGACAAGAAAATCCATCAAGCTGAAATGTCTGCATGCAGATCGATGAGAACAATTCCCACCCCCTCTTAATACAATTACAGCCCCAAAACAATTAGTTCCTGGTCAGAATAATTATGTATTAGTATAACATGACCGTTCCTTTCCACTGCTTGTGTATAATGAGATGACGGCATTAGCGCCACATTAATTTATCAACATCACTCCATTTATTAACATCACTCACCTGACAGACGTGCACGTCTACTTCAAGAAAAACAACTTGTGGGTACTTGTTACTCAACATGTTGAAGGCAGGGGCTATTCTGACACATGGCCGACACCTCAAGAGGAAACAAGACACGTTAAGGTAACAGGTGTTTGTAGAAAGCGTGTACCAGGCCATTCATTTACCAGTAAATTGCTTCAGCGAGTTGTGTCTATAAATTAGTAGCTACCTGCACTAGTAGGAACTCGACCAAGTACTTCGCATACACGAGTGCATTAGAAAGCTAACTGGGGAGAAGGACAATCCATGGATTCTTTAACTAAACAAACAGGTTTAGACGAATGACTATAGTAATAGCCGAGTCCTATAGTTCGCGGTGGATggttagctagcttgctaccTTTAAGAATCCAAGTCTGTGATATTGCTATGTCAtagttagctaggctaacttGCTAAAAGAcgatacagtagctagctagcaatcgCCCCGGCACAGCTTATAGAAAGATACCAGATGCATTTTTATTTAATACGTGCTGCAGAAAGAAGGGGATAACATGTTGTACACATTTCTCCTCGACGCTTTTTCATAGATAGCTACTTTATGAAAATGAAGTAACTAATTAgctgtaactagctagctagaaaaGCCATGGGCCTGTGTCAAGATTTTGAGCCTTACCCTGCCATTGTGAACTTCACTACGGCTAGCCTTGAGCCAGCAGCTGCAAGCTCCGGTTGGAATTCTGCATCATTTCCAATTACTTTCACCCCAACCATGTTACAGATCACAGCTTTAACTGTAATGTATCGTACTTATGATAAAGCTATGGTACAATAACACCAACTCCGACACCTTACCAACGTTTGCTAACTAACTCTCCACATCGATTACAGCTTCCGGTACAACTCGACCAATGGTGTGCTTCAGCCAATCAAAGAAGTGTAAGGCGTGGACCAAATCTCAACATGGCTCTGGCGTGGACTAGTAGTCGACTCGGATGGCCTCCAGCagctgaaataaaataaaatgtattgacgtctaacataggcctacatatattTTCCAGTTGTACGATGAGGTGCATCCAGACAATGGCTGAGACTGTGCTGTATGGAATTTTTCATCAATCTTGGTTGACCGTTAGAAGCGTCAGCTACATTCATTTAAAGGGATATTGAAtagtaaaataaaaacaatcttACACTTAGTTTTAAGGTTCAATAAAATCTACAAAGGGATTTACGTAGATTTTATTGAAAACATTATGAGAAACCGAGGAAAATCTAGACAGAGTTTGACATAACACCAGTCCTTATGCCAGTAATGTGAAAGCTTCACATTTATTAATATACATTCGTCCGGATAAATTCTAAAATGTAACTTATCAcagaacattttacatttcatcAAAGAAAATGTTTACATATGTCACACCTTGTATCAGAAGTGAATTAAACCAATTCATGCTTTCCTTTTTTATTCAGGATACCTATTCAGACAGTATAACAAAGAAGTAAACATCGTTATTTTGTTCCATGTGTCTGTGACCATGCTGAGGGATAAATGTCCTGCGATTTCATCAGCAACCTGTTTCAGGGCGGAACTAGCTGGCTTCATTGAATGACACGGTGAAGACAAATCCACGCGTAGTTTACTGCTGTCGGAAATGGATTTCGTCCAATGGGTGTTGTGGACTCGAAGCTGACGAGCAACCTAACCGTACGTCGGAAACCCATCATTGACACTAGAAGCATGCACTTCAGGACTAAGCTATAGCAAGCAAGAATAACCACGTTGTCATCATTCTTCAAGATCCAACAGTTTAGAAGATTACCTCTGTTAATTTGTACTACATTTTAGTCTGTATCGGCAATGTCGGAGGAAGTAACGAAAGGTGCGGACCAACTATCCGTAGGTATGGCGATAATGCATGCTACAATACCGTCGTAGCTAGCCCAGTATTGCCTGGATGCCAGAAGCTAACATCGGTCCTCCTAGTTGACCCCCCTTGGCCTTGCCTAGAAAACAGACAAATCTGCGaactcatgttttatttgctcCGGGACCCTGGTTAGAGTATGTGGAAAGTGTTGCATCACATGATAGCTAACAAGGCTATCTCAGTCTTGTTCCGCATTAGGTATCTGTAGCTAGAACTACTAGCTTGAGTGCTGTATAGCCGCGCCATTAGCATTACATCTTAGATTCAGTGCTGCCAAAATGTAAGCTATTAGGATTGGCTCTGGCCTGGGGGGATGCGAATTTATATGACAACACGTAAACACAATTACAGTTATGTTGCTGCTGCCATAGAATGTCTAATAAGAGGAGAACGTCCACTCTCGGCAAACTTCCGGCGTCTgacctgtaagaaatcgaaaggacataaattctcgttcattcaactttcgaccgataatccatgttgaacttcCAAAAACTAAAATCAAATCTAAATGTGCTTTCACACCTGACATGTTTGATCCGTTTCAATCGGACCATGGTCCGTTTTCTCTGAAAGCCCGGTTCGTTTGGATAGGTGAGAACACGCATTCGAACTCTGGTACGGACCAAATAACCGAAACGTTCACTTGGAACCGAACCGGTTCCAAGTGAACCATGGTTCGGTTCGCTTTGGGTGTAAACCTAATCGGACGTATTAGTGACCTATTCCAGGAAGCAAACCAAAATGTAGTGCATTGTGGGTTGACACTTGGCAGAGACAGAAAACGTGGGGGACTGATGAAGGAAGGCTCTTCTGCAAATATGGGCTGATGATCATATTGCAGAGATACTTGTGGAGACATAAGAATAGCGAGGTATTTAAATTATTTAGTGATATACtcaggggcgtcttaatagcacttgaggcccctgggctatggacttttttcttcattttttgaggccccccacacgctaatcgcacgatcgcacgagttgcttgtattgttatttacattccgttttacggtttaggctgaaattcagtttttgtggcaaaaagtgccttgtgtcaacgaagggaactcagtcagtgctagcctacgtcacaacgtcagcaacgtcagcaacgacgcatggatacaacgtgcattgctgttgcacagcaagtatcatGCCGGTgaactagcagcattatacattaaagcaattcaagacttgcatgtacagtaagtcatgtcacaataaattatgtatttaaactcaagcttgtgttgtgcgtcgctgtattcaatgccacagcctaaactttatgtcaaaagaaacgtttttaatttctggcgcattcaaacacgctaagtgaagtttggctagcaacagcagctaggctagcttgctcgtagcacaattaaacttctccacgcagggctctagactgagaccaaaaagtcgcgtttgagggcatattttcagttagcagatggtacagtactgtttgaatcgcgattccatctgaaaaatactgccgatgacaacgttgttagaatagcttgtctcaaagggggttcagcttgtttcatattaaattgACCCATCTGcatccgacgcaagcaagcacaccctacaaattgtaccctctagtttttgtttcattttgtttagataagggggaggggggggcctcccctccctccacatacaccaccagatgccactgtagagcagagtaatgacaccgcgaatacggacgtttatcgtcattattattttgtattattattaagaggcccctgattggtcgaggccccgggtTTAAGCCCAGGTAAACCGGTGCTTTAAGGCGCCACTGGATATACTGAAAGAAAGGGTTATTATTGCACAGTGGACCAATGTCGTCTGAAAGTTAAAAAACGTAGGCAGCAATACATAAAAGTGCGTGAGAAAAATGGTAGCTCGTCGGACGAAAAAAAAATTATTGCCATGGTTTGATGACCTGGATATAATCCTGAGTAAAAGACCAACGAGCAAGCCAAAAAACTTGGTCATAACAAAGATAGTATTGCAATCTCAAtacgctgctgttgctccattgTTGTTCGTGACAAGGAAGTGATTTCCCCACAATCATTTTCTGTCCAATAGATTTAACAACCTGTATGACCGCTGTCATTGTTTTTTACAAACGTCATTGTATTTTTACAAACGTTGGGTCGCTTAAAAACAGGACCGTGTGAACACTAACCGGACCTAATGAAAAATGCAACAAAGTAGCAACTCATCCACTGATTCGGACCAAGCAAACGAACTAATAGGTGTGAAAGCACCCTAAGATTTCTCAACGAAAATCAGGCGaaagactcccattcattttgcactggcCTGcaatcacccccagtggaactctggtagAACTGAAACCAAATTCGGATTTGTCACCAGATTAGATATCGTCAGTAGGGAAGGTGATGCATCGCTAAATCTAGCAACACTGTCGCTAAATTGGCAACACCGCTGAGATTACACAATGGTCAGTAGACGAGCTATAACCAGCTGCACGTGAATGAGAGTGGGTATTCAATATCGTTTTTTACCATGCAGTCAACGTGCATGTCCTCTCATGTCATGGTAAACACAACACCTTGCTACTGACGACGGTTGCAGGGATACGCAACCCTCATCGTcccaggaggcagagagaattaGTATCTTTTATTAATTTGATTGAATGTTCAACTTGAAATAGTTCTTCCAATTTTGTCAGGTGAGCTGTATGTGTCTGACAAAAAAGGAAGTGATCAGGATGGTGACGGATCAGAACAGAAACCATTTAAAACTCCTTTAAAGGTAAGATTAAACAGTAATTTATTAAACCTGACCGCAGACATTGATGCAGATTATGCTCCTGTATTCTCAAAAATCCAAGTGTATAAAAATGTTCTTGTGGTTATAAATGTTCTGTTGCACAGGCGTTGTCATCTGTGGGAAAGGAGCCCTTCCCAACTATATATGTGGATTctcagaaggagggagaggtaggatgcAAGCATATTTCTCTCTAACATCATGTTTGATCAAATAATAGTTATTTATTAAAGCTGCAATAGATaacattataaaatatattcaaataggagaatTAGCACCCCGCATTTAGCTTTCTGTGATGCTAAACAACTCGGAGGGCCTCGTTAacttacacaacatgtttgtAGGGGACAGACATTTATCTTTTTTacagaaaagaaaacaaatcatacctattgtaccttttcaaatgttttgtttattaCACTCTAGCTTTGGGCAGTGATCTCAAAGACTCAGATGAAGAATGCAAAGAAGCAATGGAACAGGGAGCAGGTGAAGAAGGATGCCAAAGACAAAAATGAGGTATAAAAGTCTGTAACCAGACTAATGTCAACTGCAGGTTGTTCCTGAGAAATCAGTACCAACTAAGTGTTGACTAGTGGTTAAAGTCTTGTTAAATTGTAGGCAGAAGACAATgacagaagagaaaaaaacatgGAGGAAGCAAAGAAGATCATCATCGAGAAAGACCTAAGCCTTCCCGAGCCTAAAACGGTGAGGTTCCATTGACGGCAGTTATAGTGTATCTTAAGTACTTATCTTAAGTACATTTCTACTCATACTTTGAAGTCCTCCTCACAAATGATACACCGTGGGATCTTCTGTCGCCTTTCTTAGTCTGTgtccctttttttgttttttccccctcaggctAAGATTCATCATCTTGAGCCactgagggagcagagggtgaaAGTGTTTGGTTGGGTGCACCGCCTGAGGAGGCAAGGTGAGGACGGCACAAGATGGTGGGGATGAAACTTGGGAACCGCTGTTAGCATGTTGATCTGTTACTGTTCCGTTTTAAACAGGGTTGGCAAGGTTTGAATTGGCACATTAATCCATGGGAATCATTTAaaggctgttgttttttttttggtttgtttttttaaaggctGTATGGCTTATTGTATCTATTTCTTTAGGAAAAAATCTTCTCTTCATTGTCCTGAGGGATGGGACTGGttacctgcagtgtgttcttaCGGATAAGTTGGTAAAAAGAAAATGATAATAATTACATTTTGCTACGACTCCTAACACCTCTTTGTAAATGCCACTTGAATAATTCCCTGTGTATTTGGTTCTCACATTGTTTTGTACCAACCCTCTACTTGCAGTGTCAGTGCTACAATGCCCTTGTCCTGTCGACTGAGAGCACTGTTGCTTTGTATGGGACGGTGAAGCCAGTGCCAGAGGGTAAACAGGTAAACATTCAGTCCTAAATTTAACGCCATTGATTTTGATAGTACTCCTTTGGGGGATGTTTCTGTGTACCGTTTGATTTGATCTGATACTGTGATAAGCTCCCATACAAAGCCACAATGTTGATTTCCGTTCATCCAGGCCCCCGGTGGCCACGAGCTGCACTGCGATTTCTGGGAGCTGGTGGGCCTGGCCCCGGCTGGTGGCGCTGACAACCTTCTGAACGAGGAGTCGGACGTGGACGTCCAGCTCAACAACCGACACATGCTGATCCGTGGGGAGAACGTCTCCAAGATCCTTCGGGTTCGCTCCACCGTCACACAGTGCTTCAGGGACCATTTCTTCAACCGTGGATACTACGAGGTGAGGACGCCCTCCGTGTTGGAGGATTTTGAAGCTTTAAACACCATTTTTAAGTGTGATACCTTTCCTGGATTGACAGGCATTGACCCTTGAATACACGCAAGTTGCGGACGTGAAATCGTGTTGATCCCGGCAACTATTTCGACCTTTCTCGCTGTTCTCCTAGATCACACCTCCCACCCTAGTGCAGACCCAGGTCGAGGGAGGCTCCACCCTCTTCAACCTGAACTACTTTGGTGAGGAGGCATACCTCACCCAGTCCTCCCAGCTGTACCTGGAGACCTGCATCCCAGCCTTGGGAGACACCTTCTGCATCGCCCAGTCCTACCGTGCTGAGCAGTCCCGCACACGCAGGCACCTGTCTGAGTGAGTACCTTTTGGATAAGCCAATCAGAATGTGGTTTATTCGCCCTAAAAGGAGTTTActctggcaggaaggtgcatacaataaacatatatgtTCAATAACAAAGTAGAAATGTACAATAGTCTAACTAAGTCTAAACAAGTAAAcaatatgtaaaatataaaatagaTGTGACAGGAGATGGTAAAAAGGTATTTTTACCAACTGTGAACTGTGACCAACTGTTTGACTTGTGTTCTGCAGGTACACTCACATAGAGGCAGAGTGTCCCTTCATGACCTATGAGGACCTTCTGACCCGCCTGGAGGACCTGGTGTGTGACGTGGTGGATCGTGTTCTGAAATCTCcggctgctcctctcctctatgaAGTCAACCCTGTATGTCTGGCACATATATTACAACACTCTGCCCtagtcttttttttaaatagtttgGTAGACAGAGGGGTTCTCAAAACCATCCATGACAAGACCTAAAACTTATTTCATAATTAACTAAACAAATGTCATtcaacttggggggggggggggggacacaaagACTAAATAACAGTATTATATTAATCAGGGTCAGTGGTAGATTAAATGTAATCTGAATAATTCCGACACCACAGAACTTCAAGCCCCCAAAGAGGCCCTTCAAGAGGATGAACTACAGCGAGGCAATTGACTGGCTAAAAGAACATGACATCAAGAAGGATGATGGCACCTACTATGAGTTTGGAGAGGTACATGTGGAAGAAGTGGTCATTATTTATTATTTCCTAATTTTACATGGGCTACATGTAATTGTAGTTCCGTGTAATTGTTAGTAGATCCTTTGCTTGTAGAGCGTTGCCTGATACACATAGTTTTCTAACTTGTGTTGGGGTGTCttaattgcatgtgtgtgtggcgtatTAGCTTTACCCCTGTCACCTGTGTGTCTCAGGACATCCCTGAAGCCCCGGAGAGGCTGATGACCGACAGCATCAACGAGACCATCCTGCTGTGCCGCTTCCCTGCGGAGATCAAGTCCTTCTACATGCAGCGCTGCCCCGAGGACCGGCGTCTCACCGAGTCGGTACGATGAACGCAGACGAAACCGCGGCCTCGTCTCGTTTGATCCCGTTTCGACGCGTCATTGGTTAGCCATTAGCTTTGGTGACAAACGGTTAGCTGTGAATGAGCGAATGTTCTGCTTTTGTGCATCTACCAGGTTGATGTGCTGATGCCTAATGTTGGAGAGATTGTGGGAGGGTCCATGCGTATCTGGGATGCTGAGGAGCTACTGGAGGGGTACAAGAGGGAAGGCATTGACCCAACCCCCTACTACTGGTACACTGACCAGGTACGTCTTCAGAGCAGGATGCCGGCACTGAAAAGGCTGAAAACATTGACTGCAGTTGTATGTCTCTGTTACTCCATTAAGGCATTGTTCGTGTGCGTTGAGACTTTActaaatacagttgatttggTCCCTGACAAGTGTCAAATATGTGTCTTTTAGAGGAAGTACGGAACCTGTCCCCACGGTGGCTACGGCCTGGGCCTGGAGCGCTTCCTCACCTGGCTTCTGAACAGGCATCACATCAGGGATGTGTGTCTCTACCCCCGCTTCATCCAGCGCTGTCGACCCTGAGCTACTTAAACAGAGCACTAAACACGCACCAAGTACGAGAATAAAGGCACACTTAATGACCCCTGGAATATTCTGCCGCTCTctacaaagtaaaaaaataaataatataatggCATGTAATGTATGATGCAGCTACATTTCCCACCACTCACATATTCTTGCTGTCAAGTCTGCCAATAAAGAATGATATGCTCAATGTCGGTGTGTTTGTCGTCAATAATAAGGAAAGGCTGCTTGACTGTCCCATTTGTCAAAATACCAGCAATGAATGCATTTTGAGGTTATACTTCCTGCATAGCTTGCCTACTAGCCACATTATGCTACTAATGGCTGAATCCTGACTAACTTGTCTGTCAAGGAAGTACATTTTAGGCATGCTGACAGTTTCGTTAGGCATGCAAACAGTGTCGGAAACTAACCCTCGGAAATTGGACGATAAGGTTTTCTACTATTATATGTACTATTACTTAGTCAGAACACCTAGGGGCTACAATATGCAACATTTTCATTTAGGTAGAACCACCAGAGCCATTGCTATGGATAGAAGTATTaatatttttctatggctctgggtgGAACGCTGCGATCTAGGGCTCTACTGGGCGGAGTCTAGATGCTGCTAGTGGCGTCATCAACTATGTCAGTGAAAGCACGCATGACAACACTGCTTAAAGAGAGAGTAGAGGCTAGAAGGGACACTGAAAGCCAGCTGAAGTAATCTAAGGAACTACCTATTGGATAGACCTTTCTGCCAAGAGGAGCTACTTAAAGAGGAGAAAGGGACAGCACAAACCACTCAATACCATGATGGCTGTGTTGGGCAGTGCGAGTCGGCTGGTCCAATGTGAGTTAAGAATGGCATGCCTAGTTAGCATAACCTTCACTGACAGGTTGTGAATGagaaagttagctagctacgaGTCACATGCCAAGACCATGCAGGCTATGATCTGAAAATAACGTTTTCCTAAATCCTTACTTACAGTTGATCAGCTATTTAGCTCTTACGCAATTGTAATACCAAGCTTACGTCAGATTTGTAGCTAACTAGCTTCTTGCTAGTCCAGCTAGCGTTAGCCAGTTCGCTACTTACTGACTGGCTGTCTTACCACATACTGTAGTGCTAGCATTCTAGCTAATATTTATGTCTCGAAATGGTTTTTTATTAATATCAATAAGTTATTATTGTATGTctttcaaaatatttttggtGGATATTTTCTCCGTGGAAAAGTTTTGTAAAGAGGATAAATTTGCAGTTACACAAGTCACATTTTTTGAACTTGCATAACCCTGCGCCGCCAAGTGTACACTAAATAGAACAACATCCTATTCAACTATCGGTCATGGTAGTGCCTAAATAATATTACTTGCATAACTGCACTGTACTTATGTGAAGGTTGTTtcttttattatatttttccTCAGTTGCCAGAAGCAGCCATGCCATAACCCTGTGTGTAAGTACATCTCTCAGAACAAGAAGGCAGTCAACTGCAGCTGCTGCAGCCTTTGTGCAACCAGCTTCTGCTGTATCCACAGAAACCCTCGAGAACAGGTAAGTAATGCCTTTTCTTTCCAACTATTATTAAAGTTTAGTCTCGCAAATGCTTCAGAGACATACTTGTACAtaggaaaatgtgtgtgttagagagtgagggagtgtcCTGGATGCTCATCTTCCTACATGGAGCAGCTCTCTGGATAGTAATTTAGATGTCTTTGATATATAACTACAAACGTCCACAATAATTGCCGTATTTTGTCTCAATGCAGAAAACCTAAAACTGGGATTCTTATGCTGAACATGGGAGGTCCTGAAAAACTCACAGACGTTCATGACTTCCTATTGCGGCTCTTCCTGGACACCGACTTGATGAAACTTCCTGTTCAGAAGTAAGAAAAGGCCCGCTCGCAGACCTCCCACAACGAGGTGGAAG
This is a stretch of genomic DNA from Osmerus mordax isolate fOsmMor3 chromosome 20, fOsmMor3.pri, whole genome shotgun sequence. It encodes these proteins:
- the nars1 gene encoding asparagine--tRNA ligase, cytoplasmic isoform X1, whose translation is MSEEVTKGADQLSVGELYVSDKKGSDQDGDGSEQKPFKTPLKALSSVGKEPFPTIYVDSQKEGELWAVISKTQMKNAKKQWNREQVKKDAKDKNEAEDNDRREKNMEEAKKIIIEKDLSLPEPKTAKIHHLEPLREQRVKVFGWVHRLRRQGKNLLFIVLRDGTGYLQCVLTDKLCQCYNALVLSTESTVALYGTVKPVPEGKQAPGGHELHCDFWELVGLAPAGGADNLLNEESDVDVQLNNRHMLIRGENVSKILRVRSTVTQCFRDHFFNRGYYEITPPTLVQTQVEGGSTLFNLNYFGEEAYLTQSSQLYLETCIPALGDTFCIAQSYRAEQSRTRRHLSEYTHIEAECPFMTYEDLLTRLEDLVCDVVDRVLKSPAAPLLYEVNPNFKPPKRPFKRMNYSEAIDWLKEHDIKKDDGTYYEFGEDIPEAPERLMTDSINETILLCRFPAEIKSFYMQRCPEDRRLTESVDVLMPNVGEIVGGSMRIWDAEELLEGYKREGIDPTPYYWYTDQRKYGTCPHGGYGLGLERFLTWLLNRHHIRDVCLYPRFIQRCRP
- the nars1 gene encoding asparagine--tRNA ligase, cytoplasmic isoform X2, translated to MSEEVTKGELYVSDKKGSDQDGDGSEQKPFKTPLKALSSVGKEPFPTIYVDSQKEGELWAVISKTQMKNAKKQWNREQVKKDAKDKNEAEDNDRREKNMEEAKKIIIEKDLSLPEPKTAKIHHLEPLREQRVKVFGWVHRLRRQGKNLLFIVLRDGTGYLQCVLTDKLCQCYNALVLSTESTVALYGTVKPVPEGKQAPGGHELHCDFWELVGLAPAGGADNLLNEESDVDVQLNNRHMLIRGENVSKILRVRSTVTQCFRDHFFNRGYYEITPPTLVQTQVEGGSTLFNLNYFGEEAYLTQSSQLYLETCIPALGDTFCIAQSYRAEQSRTRRHLSEYTHIEAECPFMTYEDLLTRLEDLVCDVVDRVLKSPAAPLLYEVNPNFKPPKRPFKRMNYSEAIDWLKEHDIKKDDGTYYEFGEDIPEAPERLMTDSINETILLCRFPAEIKSFYMQRCPEDRRLTESVDVLMPNVGEIVGGSMRIWDAEELLEGYKREGIDPTPYYWYTDQRKYGTCPHGGYGLGLERFLTWLLNRHHIRDVCLYPRFIQRCRP
- the txnl1 gene encoding thioredoxin-like protein 1; translation: MVGVKVIGNDAEFQPELAAAGSRLAVVKFTMAGCRPCVRIAPAFNMLSNKYPQVVFLEVDVHVCQATAAANNISATPTFLFFRNRVRIDQYQGADASGLEDKIKQHVENDPGSNEDSDIPKGYMDLMPFVSKAGCECLNESDDCGFDNCLIKDTTYLESDCDEQLLITMAFNQPVKLFSMKLQSSDFAQAPKCVKIFINLPRSMDFDDAERSEATQTLELAEEDCKEDCLIPLRYVKFQNVQSVTLFIKSNQGDEETTKINYLTFIGTPVQATNMNDFKRVVGKKGESH